One window of the Trifolium pratense cultivar HEN17-A07 linkage group LG2, ARS_RC_1.1, whole genome shotgun sequence genome contains the following:
- the LOC123905519 gene encoding dof zinc finger protein DOF5.3-like, whose product MEQGDDGGKRGEMNRQLHPHPQPPQECPRCQSFNTKFCYFNNYSLNQPRYFCKSCRRYWTQGGTLRNVPVGGGSRKGKRAKNSPSTSTSNSSGNSSVSQPMLPQPTIQSTMAAMAKDSALSLTSFSSAAPFYQGGGGVGYMSSFAAFNQSLNPNLSAHNFDHPSLNLGGVGSSNLSLLQGFNVAAALGNSSQGPNRPSMQQYYQMAGNGGMFTSQQQGLNLIPSSTTSNASVAAASNIWPQSFMNGTLSTTSIPSGNSDRNGSGAGGSGSSVAGAGSPALTPNQWPDLAGFNSPQ is encoded by the coding sequence ATGGAGCAAGGTGATGATGGTGGAAAAAGAGGTGAGATGAATAGGCAACTTCATCCTCATCCTCAGCCGCCTCAAGAGTGTCCTAGGTGTCAATCATTCAACACCAAGTTCTGTTACTTCAATAATTACAGTCTAAACCAACCGAGGTACTTCTGTAAATCATGCAGAAGGTACTGGACTCAAGGTGGAACATTGAGAAATGTTCCAGTTGGTGGCGGTAGTCGTAAGGGAAAGAGAGCTAAGAACTCACCTTCGACTTCCACAAGTAATTCCTCTGGGAATTCTTCTGTGTCTCAGCCAATGCTGCCACAGCCGACTATTCAGTCTACTATGGCTGCTATGGCTAAAGACTCTGCTTTGAGTTTGACTTCATTTTCCTCTGCTGCTCCTTTTTATCAAGGTGGTGGTGGGGTTGGTTACATGTCGTCTTTTGCGGCATTTAACCAGTCTCTGAATCCAAATCTATCAgcacacaattttgatcaccCGTCTCTGAACCTCGGTGGTGTTGGTTCTTCAAATTTAAGTCTTTTACAAGGCTTTAATGTTGCTGCTGCTCTTGGAAATTCATCACAAGGGCCAAATCGTCCATCAATGCAACAGTACTATCAAATGGCAGGTAATGGAGGAATGTTCACCTCACAACAACAAGGTTTGAACTTGATTCCCTCATCTACCACGTCAAATGCTAGTGTTGCTGCTGCTTCTAACATCTGGCCACAAAGTTTCATGAATGGTACTCTCAGCACCACTTCCATTCCTAGTGGTAATTCTGATAGGAATGGTAGTGGTGCTGGCGGTAGTGGTAGCAGTGTTGCTGGTGCTGGTTCTCCTGCTTTGACTCCAAATCAATGGCCGGATCTGGCCGGATTCAACTCTCCTCAGTGA